The following proteins are encoded in a genomic region of Blastopirellula marina:
- the rpoB gene encoding DNA-directed RNA polymerase subunit beta, whose protein sequence is MATSSQRRLEPTEVRRFGSQSIYMAPPDLTKIQTLSYQNFLQAEVEAEARDPELGIESVLREIFPIQSYDGQNQLDYVRYELGKPRYTPEECKQLRLTYGRPFRIWLRLNKEEPIEEEVYLGDLPVMLGGGEFIINGAERVVVSQLHRSPGVDFVLEQDTTSDKKLPSCRIIPERGSWIEVNVSKKDSLTVRIDQSGKFAATTLLRAMSPEFSSDADVIRAFYESTVESVKDGRSVTKIENKIAVDDIIYPSSSDRAGEIILEAGQKISRNIAELICSAGIDEVEVMEPPKTQLIFTALSEDNTSSHEEALLRIYQRLRPGNPPQLEKAKTLFAEKFYDENRYRLGRVGRFRMNRKLGLDVEEGKQTLRPEDLIAAIRYILYLSSGDKRARIDDIDHLGNRRLRTIDELACDEMRKGFLKLRRTVQERMSLKDAEDMTPRNLVNPKSISAAIEYFFGRGELSQVVDQTNPLSMLTHERRLSALGPGGLNRKRAGFEVRDVHISHYGRICPIETPEGTNIGLISSLALYSSVDEYGFLITPYRKITNGKIDKGFVWLRADEESDALVAPADTPTDDEDVLLGDLIIARYRSDFEMVAPTEVEYIDVAPCQMVGVSAALIPFLEHDDANRALMGSNMQRQAVPLLVAEPPIVGTGVERDVAMNSSMIIRAKYDGVVKYVDALKVIIERSGVAEHAEDVYELRKFVGLNERTCLNQHPVVKMGQKITAGDVLADGAATHGGQLALGRNVLVGFMSFDGYNYEDAIIISEELVKQDVYTSIHIEEFDVEIRETKLGREDFTRDIPNVSEKMLRNLDENGIVQVGTYVKPGDILVGKVSPKSKTELTPEEKLLHAIFGRAGEDVKNDSLEVPSGIEGIVVQAEKFARRMSLSDDERKAFEKTLKDAETEGNAAISELFSEFVGEVEKILGKTVTDEDGTPLTRDQDNKYIAEQAQQFRLYKVLESLKSEERVASVRQLYAAKWPAIELAIDQRDRKLNSMKRGDELRSGVLQMVKVYIATKRVISVGDKMAGRHGNKGVIAKILPVEDMPFLPDGTPIQIMLNPLGVPSRMNVGQILETHLGWAGAKLGFQAITPVFDGASEEIINDCLEEAGLPRHGKARLHDGRTGEALNQETTVGYIYMLKLHHLVDDKVHARSTGPYSLITQQPLGGKARFGGQRFGEMEVWALEAYGAAYILQELLTVKSDDVEGRTKIYESMVKGENTLEAGTPASFDVLTNEIRGLGLNMQLEKRRL, encoded by the coding sequence ATGGCTACCTCGTCGCAACGACGGCTGGAACCCACTGAAGTTCGTCGGTTTGGAAGTCAGTCGATCTATATGGCTCCGCCAGATCTGACGAAAATCCAAACCCTCAGCTACCAAAACTTCCTGCAAGCAGAGGTCGAGGCAGAAGCTCGCGATCCAGAATTGGGCATCGAAAGTGTCCTGCGGGAAATCTTTCCGATTCAAAGTTACGACGGACAAAATCAGCTCGACTACGTTCGTTACGAGTTGGGCAAGCCGCGGTATACGCCAGAGGAATGTAAGCAACTGCGGCTTACCTACGGTCGTCCGTTCCGTATTTGGCTGCGTCTGAACAAAGAAGAGCCGATCGAGGAAGAAGTCTACCTCGGTGACTTGCCGGTCATGTTGGGCGGTGGTGAGTTTATCATCAACGGTGCTGAGCGTGTCGTCGTTAGTCAGCTGCACCGCAGCCCAGGTGTCGACTTCGTTCTGGAGCAAGACACGACCTCGGACAAGAAACTTCCGAGCTGCCGTATCATTCCTGAGCGTGGTAGCTGGATTGAGGTTAACGTCTCGAAGAAGGACTCGTTGACGGTCCGTATCGACCAGAGCGGTAAGTTCGCCGCGACGACTCTCCTTCGCGCCATGTCGCCGGAGTTCAGCAGCGACGCTGACGTGATTCGCGCCTTCTACGAGTCGACGGTCGAATCGGTGAAGGATGGCCGCAGCGTCACCAAGATCGAAAACAAGATCGCGGTTGACGACATCATCTATCCAAGCAGCAGTGACCGTGCTGGCGAGATTATTCTCGAAGCAGGGCAAAAGATTAGTCGCAACATCGCGGAATTGATCTGCTCGGCTGGTATCGATGAAGTGGAAGTTATGGAGCCGCCTAAGACGCAGCTCATCTTCACCGCTTTGTCGGAGGACAACACCTCCAGCCACGAAGAAGCTTTGCTACGCATCTACCAGCGTCTGCGTCCGGGTAACCCGCCGCAGCTGGAAAAGGCGAAGACGCTTTTCGCGGAAAAGTTCTACGACGAAAACCGCTATCGTCTTGGTCGCGTCGGCCGTTTCCGTATGAACCGGAAGCTGGGCCTCGACGTCGAAGAAGGCAAGCAAACGCTTCGTCCAGAAGACTTGATCGCTGCTATCCGGTATATCCTGTACCTCTCTTCGGGCGACAAGCGAGCTCGCATCGACGATATCGACCACTTAGGTAATCGTCGTCTGCGTACGATCGATGAATTGGCTTGCGACGAAATGCGTAAGGGCTTCTTGAAGCTCCGTCGTACCGTTCAAGAGCGAATGAGTCTGAAGGACGCGGAAGATATGACTCCGCGTAATCTGGTCAACCCGAAGAGCATCTCGGCAGCGATCGAATACTTTTTTGGTCGTGGCGAGCTCTCGCAGGTGGTCGACCAAACGAACCCTCTTTCGATGCTCACGCATGAACGTCGTTTGTCGGCTCTCGGCCCTGGCGGTTTGAATCGTAAACGAGCCGGTTTTGAAGTTCGCGACGTTCACATTTCGCACTACGGTCGTATCTGTCCGATTGAAACGCCGGAAGGTACGAACATTGGTCTGATCTCCAGCTTGGCTCTCTACTCTTCGGTGGATGAGTACGGCTTCCTGATCACGCCTTATCGTAAGATTACCAATGGCAAGATCGATAAAGGTTTCGTCTGGCTACGTGCTGACGAAGAATCGGACGCGTTGGTGGCTCCGGCTGATACGCCGACCGATGACGAAGACGTGCTGCTGGGCGACTTGATCATTGCTCGTTATCGCAGCGACTTCGAGATGGTCGCGCCGACGGAAGTCGAATACATCGACGTGGCTCCTTGCCAGATGGTGGGTGTGTCTGCCGCATTGATTCCGTTCCTGGAACACGACGACGCCAACCGCGCGTTGATGGGATCTAACATGCAGCGGCAAGCGGTGCCACTGTTGGTTGCGGAACCTCCGATCGTTGGAACTGGCGTCGAACGCGACGTCGCGATGAACTCCAGCATGATCATTCGTGCCAAGTACGACGGCGTGGTTAAATACGTCGACGCCTTGAAGGTGATCATTGAACGCAGTGGAGTTGCGGAGCACGCCGAAGACGTTTACGAACTCCGCAAGTTCGTTGGTCTGAATGAGCGAACCTGCTTGAATCAACACCCTGTCGTGAAGATGGGCCAGAAGATTACGGCCGGCGATGTCCTGGCAGATGGTGCGGCGACGCACGGTGGTCAGTTAGCCCTTGGCCGTAACGTGTTGGTCGGCTTTATGTCGTTCGACGGTTACAACTACGAAGACGCGATCATCATCAGCGAAGAATTGGTGAAGCAGGACGTCTACACCTCGATTCACATCGAAGAGTTCGACGTCGAAATTCGCGAAACCAAGCTGGGCCGCGAAGACTTCACACGAGATATTCCGAACGTCTCTGAAAAGATGCTTCGTAACCTCGACGAGAACGGTATCGTTCAAGTCGGTACATACGTGAAGCCTGGTGATATTCTCGTTGGTAAGGTTTCGCCGAAGAGCAAGACCGAACTGACGCCGGAGGAAAAGCTGCTGCACGCGATCTTTGGTCGTGCCGGTGAGGACGTAAAGAACGACTCGCTGGAAGTGCCATCCGGTATTGAAGGTATTGTCGTTCAAGCCGAGAAGTTTGCTCGTCGTATGAGCCTCTCTGACGATGAACGAAAGGCTTTCGAGAAGACGCTCAAGGATGCCGAAACCGAGGGCAACGCCGCAATTTCGGAATTGTTCTCAGAATTCGTGGGCGAAGTCGAAAAGATCCTCGGCAAGACGGTCACCGATGAAGATGGCACGCCGTTGACGCGCGATCAAGATAACAAGTACATCGCCGAGCAAGCTCAACAGTTCCGCTTGTACAAGGTTTTAGAATCGCTCAAGAGCGAAGAACGAGTCGCCAGCGTCCGTCAGTTGTACGCTGCCAAATGGCCAGCGATTGAACTGGCGATCGATCAGCGCGATCGCAAGCTCAACAGCATGAAGCGTGGCGATGAACTTCGCAGCGGCGTGTTGCAGATGGTTAAGGTCTACATTGCTACCAAGCGAGTGATCTCGGTTGGTGACAAAATGGCCGGTCGCCACGGTAACAAGGGTGTGATCGCCAAGATCTTGCCCGTGGAAGACATGCCGTTCCTGCCAGATGGAACACCGATTCAGATCATGCTCAATCCGCTCGGCGTGCCTAGCCGTATGAATGTGGGGCAGATTCTGGAGACCCACTTAGGTTGGGCTGGTGCCAAGCTCGGCTTCCAGGCCATCACGCCAGTGTTTGACGGTGCTTCGGAAGAGATCATCAACGATTGCTTGGAGGAAGCTGGTTTACCACGCCATGGTAAGGCACGTCTGCACGATGGACGTACGGGCGAGGCATTGAACCAGGAAACCACCGTTGGCTACATCTACATGTTGAAGTTGCACCACTTGGTGGACGACAAGGTGCACGCTCGTAGCACAGGGCCTTACTCGCTCATTACGCAGCAGCCACTTGGTGGTAAGGCTCGTTTCGGTGGTCAGCGATTCGGGGAAATGGAAGTGTGGGCTCTCGAAGCCTACGGTGCTGCCTACATCCTCCAGGAACTGCTCACCGTTAAGAGTGACGACGTCGAAGGACGGACGAAGATTTATGAGTCGATGGTCAAGGGAGAAAACACGTTGGAAGCCGGTACGCCCGCGAGCTTCGACGTGTTGACCAACGAGATTCGAGGGCTCGGGTTGAATATGCAGTTGGAAAAGCGTCGCCTGTAA
- the rplL gene encoding 50S ribosomal protein L7/L12: MSEEATATVEVSEEIKGLGDQIAGLTLKQAVELGDYLKDAHGIEAAAGGGVVMAGGGADAGAAAAVEQTEFDVVMTDFGAQKIGVIKVVRGITGLGLKEAKDMVEGVPSKIKEGVSKEDAEKVKKELEEAGAVVEIK; this comes from the coding sequence ATGTCCGAAGAAGCAACTGCAACCGTCGAAGTATCTGAAGAAATCAAGGGTTTGGGCGATCAGATCGCTGGTTTGACCCTGAAGCAAGCTGTTGAGCTTGGCGACTACCTGAAAGACGCTCATGGCATCGAAGCCGCCGCTGGTGGTGGTGTTGTGATGGCAGGTGGTGGTGCCGATGCTGGTGCGGCTGCTGCTGTTGAGCAAACCGAGTTCGACGTCGTCATGACCGACTTTGGTGCTCAGAAGATCGGCGTGATCAAGGTCGTTCGTGGCATCACCGGTCTGGGCTTGAAGGAAGCCAAAGACATGGTTGAAGGTGTCCCAAGCAAGATCAAAGAAGGTGTCTCCAAGGAAGACGCTGAAAAGGTCAAGAAGGAACTGGAAGAAGCCGGTGCCGTCGTCGAAATCAAGTAA
- the rplJ gene encoding 50S ribosomal protein L10, which produces MSKYLKNLVISDLSKRLDGVNDLLVVDVVGMNADKTFTVRKQLREKGLSLLVVRRTLAAKACEGTSLAPAFEGMEGSTAIVWGGEDFVDLAKEVVKLNDDDKFPGFTAKGGVMDGESLTPDTVKAISKWPNRAEQLSLLVGQILGPGRTLAAQVKGPGAKLASQIKQVGENQEG; this is translated from the coding sequence ATGAGTAAGTATCTGAAAAACCTGGTGATCTCCGACTTGTCCAAGCGACTCGACGGGGTGAACGACCTGCTGGTGGTCGACGTTGTGGGTATGAATGCGGACAAGACATTCACTGTTCGCAAGCAGCTCCGCGAGAAGGGCCTGAGCCTTCTGGTGGTACGTCGTACACTGGCCGCGAAGGCCTGTGAAGGCACGTCCCTCGCTCCAGCCTTTGAAGGAATGGAAGGCAGCACCGCCATCGTCTGGGGCGGCGAAGATTTCGTCGACCTCGCGAAGGAAGTCGTCAAGCTAAACGACGACGATAAGTTCCCTGGCTTCACCGCTAAGGGTGGTGTCATGGATGGCGAATCCTTGACCCCAGACACCGTCAAGGCGATCAGCAAGTGGCCAAATCGTGCCGAACAGCTGTCTCTCCTGGTTGGTCAGATCTTGGGTCCTGGACGTACGCTGGCAGCTCAGGTTAAGGGCCCAGGTGCCAAATTGGCCTCGCAAATCAAGCAGGTCGGCGAAAATCAAGAAGGCTAG
- the rplA gene encoding 50S ribosomal protein L1, whose translation MAKQSKRYRALAEKVPGDALTLKDAIVLLKSFNTTKFDQTVEIAMRLGIDPKQADQLVRGALVLPHGIGKIQRVIVFAKGDNVAVAQEAGADEVGAEDLAKKIKDGWLDFDVCIASPDMMGLVGPLGRVLGPRGLMPSPRAGTVTPDVARVVKEYKAGKVEFRNDPAGIVHAVVGCLGFEADKLEDNIRAFVDHINGLKPQAAKGTYVRSVNLSATMSPGVQVAL comes from the coding sequence ATGGCTAAACAATCCAAACGATATCGGGCCCTGGCTGAAAAGGTGCCTGGCGACGCCCTGACCCTCAAAGACGCGATCGTACTGTTGAAGTCGTTCAACACCACCAAGTTCGATCAAACGGTCGAAATCGCGATGCGTTTGGGGATCGACCCGAAGCAGGCTGACCAGTTGGTTCGTGGTGCCTTGGTTTTGCCTCACGGTATTGGCAAGATTCAACGCGTGATCGTTTTCGCCAAGGGTGACAACGTTGCGGTTGCTCAAGAAGCAGGTGCGGACGAAGTTGGTGCCGAAGACCTGGCAAAGAAGATTAAGGACGGCTGGCTGGACTTTGACGTCTGTATTGCTTCGCCTGACATGATGGGGCTGGTTGGTCCTCTCGGTCGCGTCCTCGGTCCTCGTGGTTTGATGCCATCGCCACGTGCTGGTACCGTCACGCCTGACGTGGCTCGCGTCGTCAAAGAGTACAAGGCAGGTAAAGTCGAATTTCGTAACGACCCGGCTGGCATCGTCCACGCAGTGGTTGGTTGTCTCGGATTCGAAGCGGATAAGTTGGAAGACAACATCCGCGCCTTTGTTGATCATATCAATGGCCTCAAGCCTCAAGCGGCGAAGGGCACCTATGTTCGTAGCGTCAATTTGAGTGCCACGATGAGCCCTGGGGTTCAAGTCGCACTCTAA
- the rplK gene encoding 50S ribosomal protein L11 — translation MAREQVGQAKFQVPGGQATPAPPVGTSLGRYGVNLGQFVQQFNDKTREFNGMPIPVVVTVYNDRTFEFICKSPPAAALLKKAAGLAKGSGTPNTKKVGKVSREQIDDICNQKMADLNARDLEHARRMIEGTARSMGLEVTE, via the coding sequence ATGGCACGGGAACAAGTAGGTCAAGCGAAATTTCAGGTCCCCGGCGGTCAGGCCACTCCGGCTCCTCCGGTTGGTACCTCGTTGGGTCGTTACGGCGTGAATCTGGGCCAATTCGTCCAGCAGTTCAACGACAAGACCCGTGAATTCAACGGCATGCCCATTCCTGTTGTCGTGACCGTTTATAACGACCGGACTTTTGAGTTCATTTGCAAAAGTCCCCCAGCTGCTGCCCTATTGAAGAAGGCAGCCGGTCTGGCCAAAGGAAGTGGCACGCCGAACACGAAGAAGGTTGGAAAGGTTAGCCGCGAGCAGATCGATGACATCTGCAATCAAAAGATGGCCGACCTCAATGCCCGCGACCTGGAACATGCTCGCCGAATGATCGAAGGAACGGCTCGGAGCATGGGCTTGGAAGTCACCGAGTAG
- the nusG gene encoding transcription termination/antitermination protein NusG, with translation MVSSADNSFDPQKDPEDSEIQSEPNAVPEDAADETVGGDEAAAEVAEEVAAGSEASAEPVADESRDVPAGEPVTEEKPAAASGRKRGPIEEITEEDEAAEEAAEKDWYILKVQSNREKSICANLIRRVKMAGLEDYFGEILVPTEDLVEYKNGKKKVTKQKLYPGYIVVHMAINDETWFVVRETGGIGDFTGAGGKPVPMLPHEVDRIVKKTRKPDEGEQEEVKTNIRFKIGDHVRITEGTFENFEGDVEVIDETNGRVTVMINIFGRTTPVEMEHWQMEPV, from the coding sequence GTGGTAAGCTCAGCTGACAATTCGTTCGATCCGCAAAAAGATCCCGAGGACTCGGAGATCCAGTCGGAACCAAACGCAGTCCCTGAGGATGCCGCGGATGAAACTGTGGGTGGTGACGAAGCGGCAGCGGAAGTTGCGGAAGAAGTCGCTGCCGGGTCAGAAGCTTCGGCCGAGCCAGTTGCAGACGAATCGAGGGATGTGCCTGCTGGTGAGCCTGTAACGGAGGAGAAGCCCGCAGCAGCTTCCGGCAGGAAGCGTGGCCCGATCGAAGAGATTACTGAAGAAGATGAAGCCGCCGAAGAAGCGGCAGAGAAGGACTGGTACATCCTCAAAGTTCAGAGCAATCGCGAGAAGTCGATTTGTGCGAACCTGATCCGCCGTGTAAAGATGGCTGGGCTTGAGGATTACTTTGGGGAGATTCTTGTCCCCACCGAGGATTTGGTGGAATACAAGAACGGCAAGAAGAAGGTCACCAAGCAGAAGCTTTACCCGGGCTACATCGTCGTTCACATGGCGATCAACGACGAAACGTGGTTCGTGGTTCGGGAAACGGGCGGCATTGGTGATTTCACGGGAGCAGGCGGCAAGCCGGTTCCGATGTTGCCGCACGAAGTGGATCGCATCGTCAAGAAGACGCGCAAGCCCGACGAAGGCGAACAAGAAGAAGTGAAAACGAACATTCGCTTTAAGATTGGCGATCATGTTCGGATCACGGAAGGAACCTTCGAGAACTTCGAAGGAGATGTCGAAGTGATCGACGAAACCAATGGCCGGGTCACGGTCATGATCAATATTTTCGGCCGCACGACGCCTGTGGAGATGGAACACTGGCAAATGGAGCCAGTTTAA
- the secE gene encoding preprotein translocase subunit SecE, with amino-acid sequence MAKEKTVGSASLLNELVQANRYKRTQGRIARQATLLAIWVLILIAAYQLYQQLAAYTAMVQYKLEYAIPGVLVAVGFWVAYRLINWPTFADFLIAVEAEMNKVTWPSKAELWRSVIVVIALIFILALLLFTFDLLWITVFKAIGLIPNDPSSGAG; translated from the coding sequence ATGGCCAAGGAGAAGACTGTCGGTTCCGCTTCCCTGCTCAACGAGCTGGTTCAAGCGAATCGATATAAACGAACCCAGGGCAGGATTGCCCGCCAAGCGACATTGCTTGCGATTTGGGTTCTGATTTTGATTGCTGCGTATCAGCTGTATCAGCAGTTGGCTGCATACACAGCAATGGTGCAATATAAGCTCGAATATGCCATTCCAGGCGTGTTGGTAGCAGTTGGTTTTTGGGTTGCCTATCGACTGATCAATTGGCCGACTTTCGCGGACTTTTTGATCGCCGTCGAAGCAGAAATGAATAAAGTGACTTGGCCCTCCAAGGCCGAGTTGTGGCGAAGTGTCATCGTGGTGATCGCATTGATCTTCATACTGGCGTTGTTGCTGTTCACCTTTGACTTATTGTGGATCACGGTCTTCAAGGCCATTGGGCTCATCCCCAACGATCCTAGTTCAGGTGCCGGTTGA